Proteins encoded together in one Bradyrhizobium sp. CB82 window:
- a CDS encoding alkene reductase, which yields MSRPTKLFESLKLGPITLANRFVMAPLTRNRAAPGTFVPSPLAADYYGQRASAGLLVTEASQISQQGQGYQDTPGIYSKEQVAGWRKVTDRVHERGGRIFIQLWHVGRISHTALQASGGAPVAPSAIRAKGKTFVNGTFADVSEPRALELAEIPAIIDDFKRATKNALEAGFDGVEIHGANGYLLDQFAKDGANKRTDAYGGSIENRARLMLEVSRAVAVEAGAERTGIRISPVTPANDISDSNPQALFDHIVDGLNALKLVYLHVVEGATGGPRDFAPFDYADLRKRFSGAYIANNGYDFELATKVLDAGAADLIAFGKPFISNPDLVERLKKGAPLNEWDKNTFYGGGAKGYTDYPTLEAADAAE from the coding sequence ATGAGCCGTCCCACCAAATTGTTCGAGTCCCTTAAGCTTGGCCCGATCACGCTGGCCAACCGCTTCGTGATGGCGCCCCTGACGCGCAATCGCGCTGCGCCCGGGACCTTCGTGCCGAGCCCGCTTGCGGCCGACTATTACGGGCAGCGCGCCTCAGCCGGACTCCTGGTCACCGAAGCGAGCCAGATCTCCCAGCAGGGCCAGGGCTATCAGGACACGCCCGGCATCTACTCGAAAGAACAAGTCGCCGGCTGGCGCAAGGTCACTGATCGCGTGCATGAGCGCGGCGGGCGCATCTTCATCCAGCTCTGGCATGTCGGGCGCATCTCGCACACAGCGCTGCAGGCGAGTGGCGGCGCGCCGGTCGCCCCCTCCGCGATCCGCGCCAAGGGCAAAACCTTCGTCAACGGTACCTTCGCCGACGTCTCCGAGCCGCGCGCGCTCGAGCTCGCCGAGATTCCGGCGATCATCGACGATTTCAAGCGCGCCACGAAGAATGCGCTGGAAGCCGGTTTCGACGGCGTCGAGATCCACGGCGCCAACGGCTATCTGCTCGACCAGTTTGCAAAAGACGGCGCCAACAAGCGCACCGACGCATACGGCGGCTCGATCGAGAACCGTGCCAGGTTGATGCTGGAGGTGTCGAGGGCCGTCGCCGTCGAGGCGGGCGCGGAGCGCACCGGCATCCGCATCTCGCCGGTGACGCCGGCGAACGATATTTCCGACAGCAATCCGCAAGCCCTGTTCGACCACATCGTCGACGGTCTCAATGCGCTCAAGCTCGTGTATCTCCATGTCGTGGAGGGCGCGACCGGCGGCCCGCGCGATTTCGCGCCGTTCGACTATGCGGATCTGCGCAAGCGCTTCTCCGGCGCCTACATCGCCAACAATGGCTACGATTTCGAGCTGGCGACCAAGGTGCTCGATGCCGGCGCTGCCGACCTCATCGCGTTCGGCAAGCCGTTCATCTCCAACCCCGACCTGGTCGAGCGGTTGAAGAAAGGCGCGCCGCTCAATGAGTGGGACAAGAACACGTTCTACGGCGGCGGCGCCAAGGGCTATACGGACTATCCCACGCTGGAGGCCGCGGACGCGGCGGAGTAG
- the dapA gene encoding 4-hydroxy-tetrahydrodipicolinate synthase, protein MLTANRLRGLLPAIPTPVKTDDTIDAEAVSALFAWLLKQGIDGVVPLGGTGEYGALSRAERIRMADLSVKAMAGRGPVIAGVLDTGFHDALQAGKEFAAEGVDGLLVLTPYYTNPTQTGVRDYFLRYADASPVPVLIYEIPYRTRIAIEPRILHELSKHPNIIGMKACNLDMYHFLQVVAGVDDSFTVLSGEDSLFPLHLAAGAKGGIIVTACLLPRAWRQIYETAIAGRTTEALELHRRLIPFMNMAFAETNPGPMKAVMDMVGVDAPRMLAPLVQPAPALVSAFRAELGKQLAISEGIA, encoded by the coding sequence ATGCTCACTGCAAATCGTCTTCGCGGCCTGCTCCCCGCCATTCCGACCCCGGTCAAGACCGACGATACGATCGATGCCGAGGCGGTCTCGGCGCTGTTTGCCTGGCTGCTCAAGCAGGGCATCGACGGCGTGGTGCCGCTCGGGGGTACCGGCGAATATGGTGCACTGTCACGCGCCGAGCGCATCCGGATGGCGGATCTGTCGGTGAAGGCCATGGCGGGCAGGGGGCCGGTGATCGCGGGCGTGCTCGACACCGGTTTCCACGACGCTCTTCAGGCGGGCAAGGAATTCGCCGCCGAGGGCGTGGATGGCCTCCTGGTCCTTACGCCATATTATACCAATCCGACTCAGACCGGCGTCCGCGACTATTTCCTGCGCTATGCCGACGCCTCGCCGGTGCCCGTCCTGATCTACGAGATTCCCTACCGGACCCGGATCGCGATCGAGCCCAGGATTTTGCATGAGCTCTCGAAGCATCCCAACATCATCGGCATGAAGGCCTGCAATCTCGACATGTATCATTTCCTGCAGGTGGTGGCCGGTGTCGACGACAGCTTCACGGTCCTGAGCGGCGAGGACAGCCTGTTTCCGCTGCATCTCGCGGCCGGCGCCAAGGGTGGCATCATCGTCACCGCCTGTCTGTTGCCGCGCGCCTGGCGGCAGATCTACGAGACGGCAATTGCCGGCCGTACCACGGAGGCACTGGAGCTGCACCGCCGGCTGATCCCCTTCATGAACATGGCGTTTGCCGAGACCAATCCGGGGCCGATGAAAGCGGTGATGGACATGGTCGGCGTCGACGCGCCGCGGATGCTGGCGCCCCTGGTGCAGCCGGCGCCGGCGCTGGTCTCGGCATTCCGGGCCGAGCTCGGCAAGCAACTGGCGATCTCGGAAGGGATTGCGTGA
- a CDS encoding DUF1993 domain-containing protein, with amino-acid sequence MSFYDAVVPAYLQMLNSLTGLLTKAETHCAARKIEPGVLIGSRLFPDMLPFGKQIQLVSDFAAKGCARLTHTEVPSMPDTETTFAELKQRLAKTIDFVKSFKPEQFDGADAKDVTFPAGPDRSVTLKGQQFFSSVSLPNFYFHAAIAHGILRHNGVEIGKRDFLGMT; translated from the coding sequence ATGTCCTTTTACGACGCCGTCGTCCCTGCCTATTTGCAGATGCTGAACAGTCTCACCGGCCTGCTCACCAAGGCGGAAACCCATTGCGCGGCCAGGAAGATCGAACCCGGCGTGTTGATCGGATCTCGGCTTTTCCCGGACATGCTGCCGTTCGGCAAGCAGATCCAGCTCGTCAGCGACTTCGCGGCCAAGGGCTGCGCGCGGCTCACGCACACGGAGGTGCCGTCGATGCCGGACACCGAAACGACGTTCGCGGAATTGAAACAGCGGCTGGCGAAGACGATCGACTTCGTGAAATCGTTCAAGCCAGAGCAGTTCGACGGCGCCGACGCCAAGGACGTCACATTCCCGGCCGGCCCCGACCGATCCGTTACATTGAAGGGGCAGCAATTCTTCAGCTCGGTCTCCCTGCCGAACTTCTATTTCCATGCCGCGATCGCGCACGGGATCCTGCGTCACAACGGTGTCGAGATCGGCAAACGCGACTTCCTCGGCATGACCTGA
- a CDS encoding lytic murein transglycosylase, giving the protein MIQTRFAIAAVTLLALSPTASAQLLPPPAKPVAPKPAAPSARAASCHNGASFDRFLADVKQQAIAAGVSQRTISEASPYLVYDQGIVNRDRGQRVFGQLFTEFAGRMAATYRMQNGQQHIKTYAAAFARAEKEYGVPPAVIAAFWGLESDFGANMGNLPTLKSLVSLAYDCRRSEMFVGETVAALKVIDRGDLTPSEMIGSWAGELGQTQFLPTHYVNYAVDYDGDGRRDLLRSGPDVIGSTANYIANGLKWRRGEPWLEEIKVPANLPWEQTDLSVQQPRSKWAQLGVTYPDGRLLPNDNLAASVLLPMGRTGPAFMAYPNFAAYTEWNNSLIYSTTAGYLASRIAGAAPMRKPAQPVAQLPFNELKELQQLLVRAGFNVGKVDGVLGQQSRSAVKAMQIKYGLPADSWPTAELLARMRGGTAQAQPAGVVR; this is encoded by the coding sequence ATGATCCAGACCCGATTTGCGATCGCGGCCGTCACGTTGCTCGCACTTTCCCCTACCGCTTCCGCCCAACTGCTCCCGCCACCCGCAAAGCCTGTTGCGCCGAAGCCCGCTGCGCCCTCGGCGCGCGCGGCCTCGTGCCACAATGGCGCGAGCTTCGACCGCTTCCTCGCCGACGTGAAGCAACAAGCGATCGCCGCGGGCGTGTCGCAGCGCACGATCAGCGAGGCCTCGCCCTACCTCGTCTACGACCAGGGCATCGTCAACCGCGACCGCGGCCAGCGCGTGTTCGGCCAGCTTTTCACCGAGTTCGCCGGCCGGATGGCCGCGACCTATCGCATGCAGAATGGCCAGCAGCACATCAAGACCTATGCGGCGGCGTTCGCGCGCGCCGAGAAGGAATACGGCGTGCCGCCCGCGGTGATCGCCGCATTCTGGGGACTGGAAAGCGATTTCGGCGCCAACATGGGCAATCTGCCGACGCTGAAATCGCTGGTTTCGCTCGCCTATGATTGCCGCCGCTCGGAGATGTTCGTGGGCGAGACCGTTGCAGCGCTCAAGGTGATCGACCGCGGCGATCTCACGCCCTCCGAGATGATCGGCTCCTGGGCCGGCGAGCTCGGGCAGACGCAGTTCTTGCCGACGCACTACGTCAACTACGCCGTCGACTATGACGGCGACGGCCGGCGCGATCTCTTGCGCAGCGGACCCGACGTGATCGGCTCGACCGCGAACTATATCGCCAACGGGTTGAAGTGGCGGCGCGGCGAGCCGTGGCTGGAAGAGATCAAGGTGCCCGCGAACCTGCCTTGGGAGCAGACCGATCTCTCGGTGCAGCAGCCGCGCTCGAAATGGGCGCAGCTGGGTGTGACCTATCCCGACGGCCGGCTGCTGCCGAACGACAATCTCGCCGCCTCCGTACTGCTGCCGATGGGGCGGACGGGACCCGCTTTCATGGCCTATCCGAATTTCGCGGCCTACACCGAGTGGAATAATTCGCTGATCTATTCCACCACCGCCGGTTATCTCGCCTCGCGCATTGCCGGCGCGGCACCCATGCGCAAGCCGGCGCAGCCGGTGGCGCAACTGCCGTTCAACGAGCTGAAGGAATTGCAGCAGCTCCTGGTGCGTGCCGGCTTCAACGTCGGCAAGGTCGACGGCGTGCTGGGCCAGCAGAGCCGCAGTGCCGTGAAGGCGATGCAGATCAAGTACGGCCTGCCCGCGGATTCCTGGCCGACGGCCGAGCTGCTCGCGCGCATGCGCGGCGGCACCGCGCAGGCCCAGCCGGCAGGCGTGGTGCGATAG
- a CDS encoding IclR family transcriptional regulator C-terminal domain-containing protein — protein sequence MTGSGKGGTKKVRKAKSTGKGAGKSAELARSSLFVGSTEKAFQVLHAFDGPQRFMTLADIARAANLDRSATQRLVYTLEALGYLKRIEGTRNYGLTSKVLQFSHSYLKANELIDRASPHLLEISRNLGETCNLHELDGHEVVFVARFPGQHLINVDIVIGSRLPTFFTASGTAILSALPEEERLDLLERTPLEKLTPFTVTDPKVLLERIRVAAQRGYAVIMNETVMGDISVAAPIIDEHGRAVAAINISVPTTRWTKERAEAELVQHVHVAATSISKSKFNRYAA from the coding sequence ATGACGGGCAGCGGCAAGGGTGGCACGAAGAAGGTGCGCAAGGCCAAGAGCACGGGAAAGGGCGCGGGGAAGAGTGCCGAGCTGGCGCGCTCGTCGCTGTTCGTCGGCTCGACCGAGAAGGCCTTTCAGGTCCTTCACGCCTTCGACGGGCCGCAACGCTTCATGACGCTTGCCGATATCGCGCGTGCGGCCAATCTCGACCGCAGCGCCACCCAGCGCCTGGTCTACACGCTGGAAGCGCTCGGCTACCTCAAGCGCATCGAGGGCACGCGCAATTACGGGCTGACCTCGAAGGTGCTCCAGTTCTCCCACAGCTATCTCAAGGCCAACGAGCTGATCGACCGGGCCTCGCCGCATCTGCTCGAGATCAGCCGCAATCTCGGCGAGACCTGCAACCTGCATGAGCTCGACGGTCACGAGGTCGTGTTCGTGGCGCGCTTTCCCGGGCAGCACCTCATCAACGTCGACATCGTGATCGGCAGCCGGTTGCCGACCTTCTTCACGGCGTCCGGCACGGCGATCCTGTCGGCGCTTCCGGAGGAGGAGCGGCTCGATCTTCTCGAGCGGACGCCGCTCGAGAAGCTGACGCCGTTCACGGTGACCGATCCGAAGGTGCTACTGGAGCGCATTCGCGTTGCTGCGCAGCGCGGCTATGCCGTGATCATGAACGAGACCGTGATGGGCGACATCTCCGTCGCAGCACCGATCATCGACGAGCATGGCCGCGCGGTCGCCGCCATCAACATCTCGGTGCCGACCACGCGCTGGACCAAGGAGCGCGCCGAGGCCGAGCTCGTGCAGCATGTCCATGTCGCCGCGACCTCGATCTCGAAGTCGAAATTCAACCGCTACGCCGCCTGA
- a CDS encoding alpha-hydroxy acid oxidase: MRMLLNADDYRGRARKFLPRGLFEYIERGTEDEVALRRLRASLDEITLTPSLLTGHERRSFDTTLLGQRLAAPLVVAPTALAGLVAHDGETKLARAASRVGIPVCISTQSVTTVETIRRGAPDATLWFQLYVWRDRALTARLLERARACDCETVVVTADTPVAPNREYNKRNGFGIPFVPSLRSTIDVALHPRWFVSVLAQYLVGEGMPTYGHYPDVFRTAITRPSIAEAVRLDHRLKWDDVRWLRQIWPGKLIVKGVLAVKDAETAAEAGCEAIVVSAHGGRNLDCLPAPAECIQAIAYAVNGRLTVLADSGVRRGTDVLKYLALGAEAVLLGRLPLWGLAAGGEAGAEAVLRMVIGEMDTAMAFLGAERVTELKASLR, encoded by the coding sequence ATGCGGATGCTGCTGAATGCCGACGACTACCGCGGCCGCGCGCGAAAATTCCTGCCGCGCGGCCTGTTCGAGTATATCGAGCGCGGCACCGAGGACGAGGTCGCGCTGCGGCGCCTGCGCGCCTCGCTCGATGAGATCACGCTGACGCCATCGCTGCTGACCGGGCACGAAAGGCGATCGTTCGACACGACGCTCCTGGGACAGCGCCTCGCAGCACCGCTCGTCGTGGCGCCGACCGCGCTCGCCGGTCTTGTCGCGCATGATGGCGAGACCAAACTGGCGCGCGCGGCCTCGCGCGTCGGAATCCCCGTCTGTATCTCGACGCAGTCGGTGACGACAGTCGAAACCATCCGGCGCGGCGCGCCCGATGCGACGTTGTGGTTTCAGCTCTATGTCTGGCGCGATCGGGCACTGACGGCGAGGCTTCTGGAGCGCGCTCGCGCCTGCGACTGCGAGACCGTGGTCGTCACGGCCGATACGCCCGTTGCGCCGAACCGCGAGTACAACAAGCGCAATGGCTTCGGCATTCCGTTCGTGCCGAGCCTGCGCAGCACGATCGACGTCGCGCTGCATCCGCGTTGGTTCGTCAGCGTTCTCGCGCAATATCTCGTGGGCGAAGGCATGCCGACCTACGGACACTATCCGGACGTGTTCCGCACCGCCATCACCCGGCCGAGCATCGCGGAGGCCGTGCGGCTCGACCATCGCCTCAAATGGGACGACGTGCGCTGGCTGCGCCAGATCTGGCCGGGCAAGCTGATCGTCAAGGGCGTTTTGGCCGTCAAGGACGCGGAGACCGCGGCCGAGGCCGGCTGTGAGGCAATCGTGGTTTCCGCCCATGGCGGACGCAATCTCGACTGCCTGCCTGCACCGGCGGAATGCATTCAGGCCATCGCGTATGCAGTGAACGGACGGCTGACCGTGCTCGCCGACAGCGGCGTCCGTCGCGGCACGGACGTGCTGAAATATCTCGCGCTCGGCGCCGAGGCCGTCCTGCTCGGGCGCCTGCCGCTCTGGGGCCTCGCCGCCGGCGGCGAGGCTGGCGCGGAGGCCGTGCTGCGGATGGTCATCGGCGAGATGGATACAGCGATGGCGTTCCTCGGAGCGGAACGCGTGACGGAGCTGAAAGCGTCGCTTCGCTAA